The genome window agttatttaaataattttgttattgcATTGACTTGCCATACAAataagattaattaattattacattataagtcccgcaaattgttaatgcgcgtggctgacattttagtgacgtcagcactagactgaaggttcgagctgatagtatatttttctttcggctgacgtcaaaatgacgtcatttcgatgttactgAGACTTGGTTCCAGCGCAAATTCGTTTTCTTAGTTGACTTGATACAAATCGCTGAAACCTTGccggagaaacgcgtaagcgacgcaaTGGGCCGGCGCTTTAGACTTTCTGGGAGTTAGGTGTATCACTTGTATCAtgattgtacagtacgcggcagaaagtaatgtacatcgacctttagataggAGATAGGAGGATAGGagaggagatagcggatttgtagcgCATTggctctatcgttgagaccgacaaaacgtcacatacagtgcgacaaggctatcttggcacgTGGCGAAACTCGGAACTAACGtcgccgtcaagtgtcccctttgttcttgtttgaatattcttagcatttgttctccaacagcgcccccctgtcaatatcattcaagtgccaagagaaccTTGTACtgtaggcatgagtgacagagacaacgctctacaaagctgaaaagtcattctaaaggccgatgtacattactttctgccgcgaacTGTAAGTCATGTTGTTGAATGTTCTTTTATAGCAAGTCAAtgtaatattcataataatattataatactatgtaataataatattaaaattattaactgAATTTCtgtttgttttattgtttttccctctccccgattgccatctcgacctgccacGTATTGTAGGTTACTACGTTCGACCTGCCACGTattgtaggtaactactacgTTCGACCTGCCACGTATTGTAGGGAACTACTACGTTAGACCTGCCACGTtttgtaggtaactactacgTTCGACCTGCCACGTTTTGTAAGTAACTACTACGTTCGACCTGCCACGTTTTGTAGGTAACTACAACGTTCGACCTGCCACGTTTTGTAGGGAACTACTACGTTCGACCTGCCACGTATTGTAGGTAACTATTACGTTCGACCTGCCACGTTTTGTAGGTAAATACTACGTTCGACCTGACACGTATTGTAGGTTACTAAGTTCGACCTGCCACGTattgtaggtaactactacgTTCGACCTGCCACGTATTGTAGGGAACTACTACGTTCGACCTGCCACGTtttgtaggtaactactacgTTCGACCTGCCACGTtttgtaggtaactactacgTTCGACCTGCCACGTtttgtaggtaactactacgTTCGACCTGCCACGTtttgtaggtaactactacgTTCGACCTGCCACGTATTGTAGATAACTACTACGTTCGACCTGCCACGTAGGGAACTACTACGTTCGACCTGCCACGTATTGTAGGTAACTACTGCGTCCGACCTGCCACGTATTGTAGATAACTACTACGTTCGACCTGCCACGTAGGGAACTACTACGTTCGACCTGCCACGTATTGTAGGTAACTACTGCGTCCGACCTGCCACGTtttgtaggtaactactacgTTCAAGAATATTTCTAAACAATATTATATCTTGActcaatgttatttattttaagactagGGTCAATATAAATGGTCGAAATGGATagtaatagatacctactgctTAAGGAGATTCACGTGGCgcaaatcggaactaacgttgccgtcaagtgtcccctttgttcttgttttgagtttgaatattctaaccctttgttctccaacagcgccccccgtCACTGTCATTAAAGTGCCAAcagagccttgtcacactgtataAGCTTTCATagtagtacagtgcgacaaggccctcttggcacttgaatgacatcgccaggggggcgctgttggagaacaaaggcttagaatattcaaacaagaacaaaggggacacttgacggcaacgttagttccgatgttcgccacgcgccaagatagccttgtcgcacatACATTAATCATTTCAATAGATTCAAAacatgttattaaaaaaaaattaggtgctaataaaaaaaaacggatTCAAAACTTAACACATTGATGGACAGTAACGTCCACGGACGTTCAGATAGTAAATAATGATACGACAGAACGCCTGTAGACGTCATAGTTATTACTCGTGTCACGGCAGTACGTCTGAGGGCGCTTGATTTTCAATACTTTTACAAGGAAGAACATGTTGTAGTGTCACCGCAAAAGTAATGCGGCTTTCCTACTGTCATCGTACATAGTTCTACAACATGTCAAGTTACACACACATTGACAGAATTCCGGTACCCCTCTCCCCGCACAGTACGCTCGTGGGCGTCGTGTTTTCATACATTTAGTCACGTAGTGCGCGTCGGCGGGAGGATTAGTGTCACCTCATACTTTCGCGCGCAAATAACGGTTCGAGTGGTAAGTTATCAacgtatttttgtgtttttatttatcgaaacattcaaattcaattcatgTAACTTACGTATAAGGTAATTGTGCTTCTAATATTAGTAGTTGCttgttttgaatgcagttttttgGTATTGAAACAATAATGAATTTATCTACAGATGGCGCCTGGAGATCCGTACGAAAGGGAACAAAAACGGTTGTTAGAATTGTTCAATGAAGTTGAAACTCCGGAATCTAGTGAAGATCCATATGCTGATGATGGGGAATACGGGTCCGACAAGGACTACTATCCTTCAGGCGACGCCTATATGCGTTCTGTCACTCAACAACATTGTACATACAACCGCATTGCCACTACGCCCATAGGCAATGTATGAGAATAAGAAGTGTCATTTAGGAAGAAATTCTTAACTTGTACTGTCCACCAACGTGTTAAATactcaataaatattatttatttttaatactgaTTGTAATATTACGTACatacacataatataattaacgtttgctttctcattcacactaaaaagagagcacagataaagttactaatgtgataaacagagacgcagctaacctattttttgtcccttatcgtgtaaccggtttTTTCAAGGCAAGACAAGgcatacaactttagttgcgaaacaaactttgagaattcatggcgtaattgtatttctcattagttatttacttgttttcacataaaacacgtttaatacaaatattgttgatcggttaatacaaatattgagtactaaacaatggtaataattttcgtgttattcatcgttacgtcgtgctatcgctatctcatacgcggttacacagtacttacatctacctttattactctatctacgaaaTAATAAGTTAATTATGATACATTTTTCCTTAACTGATTTAACGGGTAAACAGTTCGTAGAAAACTTCTCTACCCTTGTTTCACTAAATCTATCCCATTGGAACATATTTAATCAAATCATTGTTATATATACACATaaccttaattattattatacactttGACAATTAATAgaagattaaataaatatgtctGATTTCTTATTTTAAATCACATTATTATTCTTTGTACATAACTTTTTTAAAGGTGTCTTAATTGGATCCTAAAATAATAACAAGCTAgcaaataatttacaaaaaatttattcgatcgataagtgaaataaaaatgcatttaaattttgcatgtcaaacttcgccgcgaaaacgctacccgccatctttttaggttcgtgagctgtcatgacgtcacacggattggtaagcaacggtgttttcttagtgaaatacagtACAATTTCAAtatatgtgacgtcacagtcggaattaacatggcggctgcGGTaccatgcgttttggatatttgtagaacgaataaaaaaatgtaatctttaaaatgaatcgtaaaattcattatataattttataaactaaaattgattatagatttttagattttttctcacttggtgtaaaataccgtattataattattataaactttgtATAATGTTAATGACTGAACACGATTAATTTTATATGTCTCCAAACCACTAATTATTGTACAAAACAtagatacagtgcgacaaggctctcttggcacttgaatgacattgacaggggggcgctgttgtagaacaaatagaaatagaaatagtttttgtttcaaaggcttagaatattcaaacaagaacaaaggggacgaCTACAaggtcttctccggttggccgaagaatagaatagaatagaatgtttttttattcatgtaaactttttacaagtgtttatgaatagtcaggtagttttaatttaccacccCAAGAAGGCccagcgggggtacgggcctcgaggcgtagcctccttacccaGGCAGGGCGCAGGGTATTCAtgttaccccggtgttggtcttctagccggcatttcaccggctagggcccgccatcttggcttggggccACGTGGCTGGTTGTGTTCCCCGCTGCGGGCGATAAGATTCGCCGTCGCGCACGGGGGTGATGTCTGGTCCggtggcaacgttagttccgattttcgccacctGCGTGTGTGtttcacacatacacacagacCTACTTGTCCCCCGTGTGCGACCTCCTATGTATGACCAGGTTGTGTTTGACCGCACACCGGAACTCGCACAGATCACAAGCAAACGGCTTCTCCCCCGTGTGGGTTCGCATGTGAATCACCAGCTTGCTCTTAGCGGCACTCTTATACTCGCACACCTCGCACCAATACGGCCGTTCGCCAGTGTGAGTGCGTGTGTGGTTCACCAAGTTGTCTTTATGTGCGGTTCTGTACTCGCAAAACTTGCAAAGGTACGGCTTTTCACCCGTATGGGTTTTCATGTGCCTCACCAAATGGCTTTTGTGCGCAAATTTATAATCGCACACCTCGCACGAAAAGGGTTTTTCCCCCGTGTGAGTTCTCATATGATTCATCAGAGCACTGTTCGACACGCATTTGTATTCGCACAGTTCGCAGGAGAACCTTTTTTCGCCCGTGTGAGTTCTCAAGTGTTTCAACAGAGCGGTATTTGAGACGCATTTGTATTCGCAGAACTCGCACGAATAAGGTTTTTCCCCCGTGTGGGTTCTCAAATGGTTGACCAGAGCACTATTCGTGACACTTTTGTACTCGCAGAAGTTACAAGCGAAGGGTTTTTCACccgtgtgggttctcatgtggcCGACTAGGTTGCCTTTGTAAGAACTTTTGAAGTCGCATATCTTACAAGAATAAGGTTTGTCGCCGGTGTGCGTCCTCATATGGTTCACCAGGCCACTGTTGGTTACGCATTTGTAATCGCAGTGTTTACACGCAAAGGGTTTTTCACccgtgtgagtcctcatgtgtgTGGTGAAATTGCTCTGGTATTTGCATCGGAACGGGCAGTACTGACAGACGAAGCGTTTCGTTTCGTCGTTTGTTTGCTTTGAGGAGATCTGTTGGTCGCTTGTGTTGGGTTCTTCTGTTGGCAACATTGCTCCGAAAGTCGCGAGATTTGCGGACAGGTGAGAGGCTGAAACCAAACATTTTGACTATTTTCTTGTTTCACTACATATctaaaagtaaaagctgactgcctgatcaacgcacagctcaaactactggacagatcttTTAGTTAATTGTAATTCACAAAATCTTGTTCCAAGGATCTCTTCAAGTCGTATGCACTAACAATTGTCACGATCAAACTGAAGGTAGAGTTTATATGCAGCACTCACCACCACGGTTGAGTTTTCGTTTCGATAGATATTATGGAGCTTAAGGAATACTTCTATGTTTTTGTCGTTCGCTGGTAAATAAGTTTGTTTAaggcccgcaaattgctaatgcgcgaggccgctattttagtgacgtcagcacgagattgaagtttcgagttgatgatatatttttacttaaatatacgtcaaatgacgtcaaactgacatttcgatgttaatgagacatggttccagcgcaatagcaatttgcgggacttatatgataAATAACGCAGTATCTTACCTGAGGTCATCGCGGCGTGTGCGGGGGGGCTGGGGTCTGCCGGCCTGTGAAATATATCAGAATGTATGTAGAGTGTACCGGGGAGCCCCTAGCCAGTATGTAGCTGTACTGCATATAGCAGCTTAGAGAGGAGGAAAGGCACTGGCAGGTATACTGACCTGTTCTCAGTGATGAGTGAAGAGTGTGAGGAGCTGCAGCTCACAGCTGTGTGAGGCTTGCATACTTGTGGCGTGTCACATTCACCATCACCGTCACCGTTCTGacaaatacaaaacaaattCAATAACGTTTCTGTCCTTTGATATAACTCCACAACTAAacaagctatgatagcctagtagttaggacgtccgcctacgCCGCCTACTCAGAGGTCGGGGATTCAATCCCTGCCACGCAATAACTTTTTGGAATTGTGTTATTTAAGGCGCtatgcgtcccaaaagacacatttcggatgttcaaagaatcaaggtttggcctcaaaaactacaaatttgtttctttatttttcaatattatacaaattaaagatattctttagtgaattacgagagccaaaacacgattggcacaatttgggtcggtacaaaaaaaaaaacgcgagtTTCCcttaaatacgtattttttacacgaccattaggagacaaaccaatttcaataaaatttcgtattgatgttcaacgtttaatacataaagggattacggtattatttcATGGTAACAGAACACAtagaattttataaaaagcgtgcaaaaAATTTTCGCTCGGGCGGCCCACACTACCACTCCCGTACCCCGTCAGTCGTCCGCAACGCGTCTTAGAGAGCACCcgtgtacaacttcaatcccataGCGCCTTAATAGTGGAAAGCTATCTCACCTGGAGATGCATGCTCATGTGTTGCATGTACGCATGCTCATGGACGAATTCCTCTAAACAAAGCGTACATTGGAAGGAAGCACTTTCATACTTTAGTGCATGCATGAACTTATTATCATCCTGTTTATTTTCTGTAGTTCCGCTTCCACTCGCTGCCTGATAATTGAAGTCTATATCAATCTCGATCAACTTCTCAGTTGTATCGTCTCCTTTTACTTTGTTTTCGTTGTCTGTCGCGACATTCGCGGGCCGGGGAGCGACTGAAACAAACACAAGATAAATGTTATTATAATGTCACAAATTTTGTCTGGTTTTAGTGTCATTACAATGACACTAAAACCGACCGTTATATTATGAGAAATgaagttttgtttgtttgtttttgatttgtttagttataatatcactcatttgacaatatacctgcgacatataTAAACGCACTGTACCGTTGGTAAGGAATACTTCTATGTTTTTATCGTTCGCTGGTCATGACTAGTCAGTAAAAAAGTTTGTATGATAAATAACGCAGTATCTTACCTAAGGTCATGGCGGCGTGTGCGGAAGGGCTGGGGTCTGCCGGCCTGTGAAATATATCGGAATGTATGTAGAGTGTACCGGGGAGCCCCTAGCCAGTATGTTGCTGTACTGCATATAGCAGCTTAGAGAGCATACTAGCGCAAGTGTATACTAACTGTAACTTGAAGTGAACGTTATTGGTACTGGCAGGTATACTGACCTGTTCTCAGTGATGAGTGGAGAGTGTGAGGAGCTGGAGCTCACAGCTGTATGAGGCTTGCATACTTGTGACGCGTCACATTCACCATCACCGTCACCATCCTGCCAAATACAAAACAATTTGAACTTGGAGAGAGTCCCTCCACAACTAAACAGGCTACTATAAGAACTTCACAAGTAGATGAAAGTGTGTATCCATATCCGTAACTGAAACTATTGGAtatccgaaataaaaaaatatccgtTGCCGTAACCGAATCCGAAATAAAAGTTTCGGATAGTTTCCGGCTGTAAGAAAAAATTACTTGTATGACAGATTgcgaaacctacaaggtacaaCAATTAAAGTCGAATATAATCTTATTTGTATTTCATTTTACAGTTCCTTAAACTTTTTTTATCCATAACCGAAACTGAAaccgatattatattttaccaaTATCCATATTCGTATCTGGATCCGAAATTATATGTCCATAACATCCCTAGTGAAAGCTATCTCACCTGGAGATGCATGCTCATGTGTTGTGTATACGCATGTTCCTGGACAAACTCCTCAGAACAAAGTGTACATTGGAAGAGAGAATTTTCGTACTTCAACGGATCCTGAACAAAATCATTGACATTATGGTCAACTTCATTCTTCATATCCATGTCATCATCAACTGACATAGACTCATAATTTCCTTCCATTTTCACGGTAATGGTTTCCTCTaattctgtctgtttgtcttccGAGGGGTGTTCTATGTGTAAGTCACAGTGGTCGGGTCCTAGCGATGTCAACACCATATTACTCTCTAGTTGGTGTTTTGTGCGGTTTATCATCTTTATATGCTGTCTTGTTATCTGTTGAGAGACAAGTTAAGCattcattggtactgattctgagcactaattttagagtattcccatactcttcttactaatgtaatatgaaaagaacagacgcagtttgacagttaaaaaatttaatttttagacggtaaaacccgtgattttagcgcgcagtcgcgagcctactgtttaaatttgtagcgtgcactaaaatttagagtctttaaatgaatgaaaaatgttaaaaagaaaaggatgcagatactccaaatttagtttagagaaagacaacggaatctgTGCCAATGTGTACAGTACAAGGATCAAGGAAAGATGGAAGTTTATATATCAACAAGTACTCACTAGCTCATGTTTCCCAACTAGCTCCATCATCAGTGCACGGgctctcaagctcttgtctctGAATCTGCTAAAGTTCATCAATCTCTGAGCACATTGTATGCAAACTGTTTGTTTTAGGTTTCCTAGATCACACAACTGGAACAacatgttattaaataaataaataaaataaaaatctttttaattcgaattaacttttacaagtacttaggaatagtcggatgcatctaccactggttcggaatgcctttcctaccgagaagaaccagcaagaataCTATCTGTCTCGTACTCACGTgggtagtcgacgttagcccgactagtttcgaacccatccggggtcctttttcaagggagtccgtccgcgcacgcgctgcggtggtgagtaagccgggacagatagtatttataatggaaatcactcacggtagtttaaacgctaaaataccagcaagaaactcgacggttgctcttttgAAATAAGTAAAGTAATCAAACATTCCATAAATAGACCTTGTGTGTCCCTTGTATAGCCTACATAcaataaatcataaattaacAACTTACAGGCTGTCCGGTGAACGTTTCATATGCTTCATCCAATTTGTGTTCACTCATTAGCAACAGCTTGCTGTCAGTGTCTAGACATATCATGCAAACCTGGaaataatactaattaataataaactaataatttagtTACTTGTTTCACTAACCATACAAAACATGACATTATGAGTTACCTGCACTGTTGAAGGAATAGCACCGGTACTCATTTGCCTTACATCACTTTCTGTTTCATAAATATCATCGTCTAGAAAATGCTGCGAGCAGACCACAGCAGAGTCTGGTAGGTGGCTGTGTTGTTTGCCGAGGGCTCGGAGCCAAGCAGCACGGAGATGCTGATCACTGGGAAAACTGGGAATTACCAGTTATGTTATACATAAGCACACAAACATATACCAGAGTGATTTTTGTTTTACACAACGGAACCACGAATctgtactcttattataaactagctgaccctgcgaacttcgttccgcctaacagtcgattcaaattttttaattttttttaaaatccccacgatttaggacttcagtactttgcagcatcaggattgaggagttaggatccgaagttcaatgatgtagcctatgcttggtacctaaaataattttgcgtcatccgcagttcctgaaacattatagtttaggagtgctgtaccctacatcatcagggttgaggagttgagacttgaagtctgagaataaagtcgttgcttggtacctacaatatgaattcactatgaacacttcctgaatcttgataactcaggcgggcagtaaccctgcagcatcaggattaaggagttgaatccagaattttttatgtgaccaccacgaaaacttttattgttgatttaaaaaaaaaattgcaaatcggtccagaaacctcgaaaaaatcgatgtagaaaaaagaaccacctcctttttgacagtcggttaaaaaccgattaccttgaaatatttacggaacaatttttaaaatatcccctttctaacaaaaaaagaatgaatgaaatcggactacgcgttaatgaattacaactcagtatacattttaactttcatcccctctcctacgggaaccatgctgaatttcgggataaaaagtatcctatattcttcctcatagtatgacctcaaatcgtaccaagtttcattggaatccattcagtagtttcagcgtgatgcgcggccgtgatacagacagacagacagacagacagacagacagacagacaaaaatgaaaaaaattacaattttgtgttcagtatcgattatagagtgccctcgaaaaaaaaatttcaaaatatcttcaatgtacagaatttgacctgttacagttttattataagtattgatgcgaaagtgtgtttgttggttcgtccttaaatcacgtcacaacggagcaacggatcgacgtgatttttgtacagctatagttaaaaacctggagagtgacaggaaaacaaagagttcccacagcatttttaaaaccctaaatccacacgtacaaAGTCGGCTAGTCAGATATAAGTATTTCAAAttcacacacacattttaataACTCCTGGAAAGCTCTTGCAAGCGGGCTGCAGGGCAATGTTTCTATGACCATCaacatgactgactgactactcAAACCGGCAGTCAAAGGTAGTTGGCTTGTCAGCTTAACCTTTGTGGTTAAGCTGACAAGCCAACTacctttaacatttttttttaacatgaaatttaatgaacttattagcccataggctagatggtagtagcaataaatctgccattttataatggtgctttatggtaggaaaaaaaaaaacatgaaattattacagtaaaacttaaagctagccttatctatacaaatcatgcccgcgtggaatggtgccaagaatactggctgcatttccacgctggacagccaggctgatccgttgcgcaaaaaatgagcagcccagatgaggctatttcgcggtgaaatgtagcgaaaatttttttagcactaagactccatggctccacggcaaacggacaaagtttctgctgcggctcccg of Maniola hyperantus chromosome 26, iAphHyp1.2, whole genome shotgun sequence contains these proteins:
- the LOC117994365 gene encoding zinc finger protein 182-like, producing MQCFVQSCNNSENISQAEGVTFYRFPSDQHLRAAWLRALGKQHSHLPDSAVVCSQHFLDDDIYETESDVRQMSTGAIPSTVQVCMICLDTDSKLLLMSEHKLDEAYETFTGQPLCDLGNLKQTVCIQCAQRLMNFSRFRDKSLRARALMMELVGKHELITRQHIKMINRTKHQLESNMVLTSLGPDHCDLHIEHPSEDKQTELEETITVKMEGNYESMSVDDDMDMKNEVDHNVNDFVQDPLKYENSLFQCTLCSEEFVQEHAYTQHMSMHLQDGDGDGECDASQVCKPHTAVSSSSSHSPLITENRPADPSPSAHAAMTLVAPRPANVATDNENKVKGDDTTEKLIEIDIDFNYQAASGSGTTENKQDDNKFMHALKYESASFQCTLCLEEFVHEHAYMQHMSMHLQNGDGDGECDTPQVCKPHTAVSCSSSHSSLITENRPADPSPPAHAAMTSASHLSANLATFGAMLPTEEPNTSDQQISSKQTNDETKRFVCQYCPFRCKYQSNFTTHMRTHTGEKPFACKHCDYKCVTNSGLVNHMRTHTGDKPYSCKICDFKSSYKGNLVGHMRTHTGEKPFACNFCEYKSVTNSALVNHLRTHTGEKPYSCEFCEYKCVSNTALLKHLRTHTGEKRFSCELCEYKCVSNSALMNHMRTHTGEKPFSCEVCDYKFAHKSHLVRHMKTHTGEKPYLCKFCEYRTAHKDNLVNHTRTHTGERPYWCEVCEYKSAAKSKLVIHMRTHTGEKPFACDLCEFRCAVKHNLVIHRRSHTGDK